A single window of Narcine bancroftii isolate sNarBan1 chromosome 1, sNarBan1.hap1, whole genome shotgun sequence DNA harbors:
- the LOC138743035 gene encoding thymosin beta-10, which produces MADKPDFREVASFDKSKLKKTDTEVKNTLPTKETIDQEKKAESS; this is translated from the coding sequence ATGGCAGACAAACCAGATTTCAGGGAGGTTGCATCTTTTGACAAGAGCAAGTTGAAGAAAACGGACACAGAAGTGAAGAACACTCTTCCCACAAAAGAAACTATTGATCAAGAGAAGAAGGCAGAGAGCAGCTAG